The Sesamum indicum cultivar Zhongzhi No. 13 linkage group LG1, S_indicum_v1.0, whole genome shotgun sequence genome includes a window with the following:
- the LOC105171719 gene encoding lysophospholipid acyltransferase LPEAT2 has product MAPAAEDHSLSTPLLSSDHHHPHVVLTVHDQSDPPESTSVSDSNSQALFQPRDEDRHNPFAFIGASDGFEVPGSSTIDPFRNHTPSIEGLYEWLKILICLPLAAVRLVLFGLCLAVGYLATLLALHGWKDKQNPMPRWRCRLMWITRFCARAILFSFGYHWIKRRGKPAPREIAPIVVSNHVSYIEPIFFFYELFPTIVSSESHDSMPFVGTIIRAMQVIYVDRFSRSSRKHAVNEIKRKASCNQFPRVLLFPEGTTSNGRVIISFQLGAFIPGYPVQPVVVRYPYVHFDQSWGNIALAKLMFRMFTQFHNFMEIEYLPLVSPHENRKENAHHFAQRTGHVIASALNVAQTSHSYGDFMLLARAAESKQENPSLYMVEMAWVQSNLHLRVLEAIEFLEIFLSMNPDRSGHVEFHDFLRALKLKPCGLSEKMFGFIDVQKIGKITFKQFLLGSAHILKQPLFHHACELAFSECDMNGKNYILKQELQDAVSLTVPNLNYDEIHGPFSLFDMDNDGKISKDDFISCLRRHPLLIALFAPKLLQRSSSIATQSLVQEVF; this is encoded by the exons ATGGCACCCGCAGCAGAAGACCACTCTCTCTCTACTCCCCTCCTCTCCTCCGACCATCACCACCCCCACGTCGTCCTCACCGTGCACGACCAATCTGATCCTCCTGAATCCACATCCGTGTCCGACTCCAATTCTCAGGCTCTATTTCAACCGCGCGATGAAGACCGTCATAACCCGTTTGCGTTTATCGGGGCGAGTGATGGTTTCGAGGTCCCCGGATCCAGCACCATCGACCCGTTCCGTAACCATACCCCGTCTATCGAGGGGTTGTATGAGTGGTTGAAGATTTTGATCTGCTTGCCCCTTGCGGCTGTCCGGCTTGTGCTGTTCGGGCTGTGTTTGGCGGTGGGGTACTTGGCAACCCTTTTGGCGTTGCATGGGTGGAAGGATAAGCAGAATCCCATGCCCAGGTGGCGGTGCCGGCTCATGTGGATTACCCGTTTTTGTGCCCGTGCAATCCTCTTCTCCTTTGG CTACCATTGGataaaaagaagaggaaaaccTGCTCCTAGGGAGATTGCTCCTATAGTTGTGTCTAATCATGTATCATATATTGaacctattttctttttctatgaATTATTTCCCACCATAGTATCCTCTGAATCGCATGATTCCATGCCTTTTGTTGGAACCATCATCAGAGCAATGCAG GTTATTTATGTTGATAGATTCTCAAGGTCATCCAGGAAGCATGCTGTAAATGAGATAAAG AGAAAAGCTTCTTGCAATCAGTTTCCTCGAGTGCTTTTATTTCCCGAGGGGACAACGAGCAATGGAAGAGTTATTATTTCCTTTCAACTTGGTGCCTTCATCCCTGGTTATCCTGTTCAGCCAGTTGTTGTGCGATATCCTTATGTACACTTTGACCAGTCCTG GGGGAATATTGCACTAGCAAAGTTGATGTTCAGAATGTTTACTCAGTTCCACAATTTCATGGAG ATTGAGTATCTTCCCTTAGTGTCGCCTCATGAAAACCGGAAGGAAAATGCGCATCATTTTGCTCAGAGG ACGGGTCATGTAATCGCAAGTGCACTCAATGTGGCACAGACATCTCACTCGTATGGAGACTTTATGCTTCTTGCAAGAGCAGCAGAGTCAAAGCAG GAAAACCCTTCGCTGTATATGGTAGAAATGGCCTGGGTCCAATCA AATCTACATCTGAGGGTTTTGGAAGCAATAGAGTTTTTGGAGATATTTCTGTCAATGAATCCAGACCGCAG TGGACATGTCGAATTTCATGACTTCCTTCGAGCTCTGAAACTGAAACCTTGTGGTCTTTCTGAAAAG atgtttggattcattgaTGTGCAGAAGATTggtaaaataacatttaaacag TTCTTGCTTGGTTCAGCCCATATATTGAAGCAGCCACTATTTCACCATGCCTGTGAATTGGCTTTTAGTGAATGTGACATGAATGGGAAGAATTACATTTTGAAGCAAGAG TTGCAAGATGCTGTTTCACTAACAGTTCCAAACTTGAATTATGATGAG ATCCATGGGCCTTTTAGTTTGTTTGATATGGATAATGATGGGAAGATCAGCAAGGATGATTTCATCTCCTGTTTGAGAAGACACCCATTGCTCATAGCACTTTTTGCACCAAAATTGTTGCAAAGAAGTTCGTCTATTGCCACACAGAGTTTAGTGCAGGAGGTTTTTTAA
- the LOC105171730 gene encoding CRS2-associated factor 1, mitochondrial — translation MNPNVNIDQNALFVQPQLKCLNPHLKSKTLRGFQFNDKKMTGVLGRLSRRRRPPLISLLSRNHPLSTTSAAFSKLRSEYSFVAPPSLRPQPPSKDPIFQPQPESRPRKTKPPYRPPSSLDRSDPPIRSDLPFDFRFSYTESSAKVRPIGLREPKYSPFGPGRLDRVWTGVCAPAVDPKAAFAGVDGELEEKRRLMRERIQGEPLTNAERKALVERCQRHKTKRQINLGRDGLTHNMLNDIHNHWKHAEAVRIKCMGVPTVDMKNICTQLEEKTFGKIIHRHGGQLVLYRGRYYKPKERPVIPLMLWKPQEPVYPRLIKTTIEGLSIEETKEMRKRGLSVPALTKLAKNGYYGSLIPMIRDAFLCDELVRIDCEGLPTSDYKKLGCKLRDLVPCILVTFEKEQIVIWRGKNYKPAEGGYFLTERESFDDPDDDLSVGTHQNENTDPN, via the exons ATGAATCCAAATGTAAATATTGACCAAAATGCGCTTTTCGTACAACCACAACTCAAATGCTTAAACCCACACCTCAAGTCTAAAACCCTGCGCGGATTCCAGTTCAATGACAAAAAGATGACAGGCGTTCTCGGCCGTCTCTCCCGGCGGAGACGACCGCCGCTAATCTCTCTTCTCTCCAGGAACCACCCTCTGTCCACAACCTCCGCCGCCTTCTCGAAACTCCGCTCTGAATACTCCTTCGTAGCTCCTCCCTCTCTCCGCCCGCAGCCCCCAAGTAAAGATCCCATTTTTCAACCGCAACCAGAATCTAGACCCCGAAAAACCAAACCCCCTTACCGCCCGCCCTCGTCCCTGGACAGGTCCGACCCGCCGATTAGGTCCGACCTTCCATTCGACTTCCGTTTCAGCTACACTGAGAGTAGCGCAAAAGTAAGACCCATCGGGCTGAGGGAGCCAAAGTACTCGCCTTTTGGGCCTGGTCGTCTGGACCGGGTATGGACAGGGGTTTGCGCTCCGGCTGTCGACCCTAAAGCGGCGTTCGCTGGAGTTGATGGTGAATTGGAGGAGAAGAGGAGActgatgagagagagaattcAGGGAGAGCCCTTGACTAATGCTGAAAGGAAAGCTCTTGTGGAGAGGTGTCAAAGGCATAAAACCAAGAGGCAGATAAACTTGG GGAGGGATGGTTTAACGCACAACATGTTAAACGATATTCATAATCACTGGAAACATGCTGAGGCTGTCAGGATAAAGTGTATGGGAGTCCCTACTGTTGATATGAAAAACATATGCACTCAGTTGGAG GAAAAGACATTTGGTAAGATCATTCATAGACATGGTGGCCAACTTGTACTTTATAGAGGTAGGTATTATAAGCCAAAGGAAAGGCCTGTGATTCCACTGATGTTGTGGAAGCCTCAAGAGCCAGTCTATCCGAGGCTTATAAAAACTACGATCGAGGGCTTGAGCATTGAGGAAACCAAGGAGATGAGAAAAAGAGGGTTATCTGTCCCTGCCTTAACCAAACTTG CTAAAAATGGCTATTATGGTAGTCTCATACCCATGATTCGGGATGCTTTTCTCTGTGACGAGCTGGTTCGGATAGACTGTGAAGGCCTCCCAACAAGTGATTATAAGAAATTAGGGTGCAAATTGAGG GACTTAGTCCCTTGTATTCTTGTTACATTCGAAAAGGAGCAGATTGTAATATGGAGGGGCAAGAACTATAAGCCCGCAGAAGGTGGCTACTTCCTGACAGAGAGGGAATCATTTGATGATCCAGATGATGATTTATCGGTTGGCACACatcaaaatgaaaacacaGATCCCAATTAG
- the LOC105171737 gene encoding subtilisin-like protease SBT1.1, giving the protein MMTGATLIVIVFLVSSLKVLSSFAGIDSETYVVHMDKTKIKALDVSLGTSKRWYEAIIESIAVSSAGANEEIDQPAAFPELLYVYENVLSGFSAKLSKKHLESLRKVDGFLAATTDELLILHTTHSPHFLGLQEGKALWAPQNLDSDVIIGVVDTGIWPEHPSFSGSGVSRVPSRWKGKCEAGTKFSASKCNHKLIGAGAFFKGYEAIAGRINETLDYRSPRDSQGHGTHTASTAGGNLVEGASFLGLAKGPAAGMRYTARIAAYKACYQLGCASSDILAAIEQGVNDGVDVLSLSLGGASKPYYNDNLAIASFGAIQNGVFVSFSAGNSGPRDSTVSNVAPWIMTVAASYMDRGFSTKVQLGDRRVFSGASLYSGKPTKSLPLVYGETAGRGAAKFCSSSSLSPRLVKGKIVICDRGINGRVAKGEEVKMAGGAGMILANDENQGEELLADPHIFPATSLGAVAANAVKMYSNFSSNATATIEFKGTVYSNPAPVMAAFSSRGPSVIGPDIIKPDITAPGVNILAAWPPNISPSELKSDRRRVRFNIVSGTSMSCPHISGLAALLKSLHKDWSPAAIKSALMTTAYTHDSHNSPIFDAASTNSKIATPFAFGSGHVDPEKASDPGLIYDISTEDYLSYLCSLNYNSSQMALFAGGNFTCSPGSDLQSSDLNYPSFAVLLSSNARNITVTYKRTVTNVGTPVSTYAVKVTEPEGVSIIVEPKVLKFRKLGEKLSYRVRFTSIAEGTASANFSFGTLVWASKKYSVRSPIAVTWLQ; this is encoded by the exons ATGATGACAG GAGCAACATTGATAGTAATAGTCTTCCTAGTTTCCAGCCTCAAGGTTTTAAGTTCATTTGCTGGCATAGACTCAGAAACATATGTGGTTCACATGGACAAGACCAAGATCAAAGCTTTAGATGTCTCTCTTGGAACATCAAAAAGATGGTATGAGGCCATCATTGAATCTATTGCAGTGTCCTCAGCAGGTGCAAATGAAGAGATAGATCAGCCAGCAGCATTTCCTGAACTTCTTtatgtttatgaaaatgttcttTCAGGTTTTTCTGCAAAGCTCTCCAAGAAACATCTTGAATCTCTAAGAAAAGTCGATGGCTTTCTCGCTGCCACAACTGATGAATTACTTATCCTCCATACAACTCATTCGCCTCATTTTCTTGGCCTGCAAGAGGGAAAGGCGTTGTGGGCTCCTCAAAATCTGGATTCAGATGTGATCATCGGTGTTGTGGATACTGGAATATGGCCTGAACACCCCAGTTTCAGTGGCTCAGGTGTATCACGGGTGCCTTCTCGTTGGAAAGGAAAATGTGAGGCTGGCACGAAATTCTCAGCTTCAAAATGTAACCATAAGCTCATAGGTGCCGGAGCCTTCTTCAAAGGGTATGAGGCTATTGCTGGAAGAATAAACGAGACATTAGATTACAGATCACCTCGTGATTCTCAAGGACATGGAACGCATACTGCTTCGACTGCAGGTGGTAATCTTGTAGAGGGTGCAAGTTTTTTAGGTCTGGCTAAAGGACCAGCCGCTGGAATGAGGTATACAGCAAGAATTGCAGCATACAAAGCTTGCTACCAATTAGGATGTGCAAGTTCTGATATATTAGCTGCCATAGAACAAGGAGTCAATGATGGGGTGGACGTGCTTTCACTTTCCTTAGGAGGCGCCTCAAAACCATATTACAATGACAACTTGGCTATTGCATCATTTGGTGCAATCCAAAATGGAGTTTTCGTCTCGTTTTCAGCTGGCAATTCAGGTCCTCGAGACTCCACAGTTAGCAATGTTGCACCGTGGATCATGACAGTTGCAGCTAGCTACATGGACCGTGGTTTTTCGACCAAAGTCCAACTTGGTGACAGGCGGGTTTTCTCAGGAGCCTCCCTGTATTCAGGCAAGcccacaaaatcattgccatTGGTATATGGTGAAACTGCAGGCAGAGGAGCGGCTAAATTTTGCTCCAGCAGCTCCCTCTCTCCAAGACTAGTTAAAGGAAAGATTGTCATTTGTGACAGAGGAATAAATGGCAGAGTTGCAAAAGGAGAGGAAGTTAAAATGGCAGGGGGAGCAGGGATGATACTGGCAAATGATGAAAATCAAGGCGAGGAACTCTTGGCTGATCCACACATCTTTCCTGCTACATCATTGGGAGCTGTAGCAGCCAATGCTGTCAAGATGTATTCAAACTTCTCAAGCAATGCAACTGCTACAATCGAGTTTAAAGGAACTGTTTACAGCAACCCGGCTCCTGTTATGGCTGCATTTTCCTCACGGGGACCTAGCGTGATTGGACCCGATATCATCAAGCCAGATATAACTGCACCAGGAGTGAATATTTTAGCAGCATGGCCACCAAATATTAGTCCATCAGAGCTCAAAAGTGACAGAAGAAGAGTTCGATTCAACATTGTTTCAGGCACATCTATGTCGTGTCCACATATTAGTGGCCTAGCTGCACTTCTCAAATCCTTGCACAAAGATTGGTCGCCAGCAGCAATCAAATCAGCCTTAATGACAACGGCTTATACCCACGACTCTCATAATTCTCCAATATTTGATGCCGCTTCCACAAACTCAAAAATTGCCACCCCATTTGCATTTGGTTCTGGCCACGTTGATCCTGAGAAGGCTTCTGATCCTGGCCTAATCTATGACATCTCAACAGAAGATTACCTTTCCTACTTGTGTAGCCTAAACTACAACTCTTCACAAATGGCCCTCTTTGCTGGGGGGAACTTCACTTGCTCCCCCGGCTCTGATCTTCAATCCAGTGACTTAAACTATCCTTCTTTTGCAGTACTTCTGAGCAGCAATGCTCGGAACATTACAGTAACATACAAGAGAACAGTCACAAATGTTGGAACTCCTGTGAGCACTTATGCGGTGAAAGTGACTGAACCCGAAGGTGTATCCATCATTGTTGAGCCTAAAGTTCTGAAGTTTCGTAAGTTGGGGGAAAAACTGAGTTACAGAGTGCGTTTTACGTCAATAGCTGAAGGTACTGCATCAGCTAACTTCTCATTTGGGACTCTAGTGTGGGCTTCCAAGAAGTATTCTGTCAGGAGTCCTATTGCAGTCACCTGGTTGCAATAA